TTCTTGGAATTATTCAATCATTAATTCAGGATTCAATTTTTCCCAAAACATTCTGTAAAGTAAATTTCAAAAAAATATTTAAAACTTCAAAACCTGTCTTTCTGAGTATCCCTTTTTTTCAAACTGTGAGTTTAAAAATTCAACCTTCTCCAGATCCACCCTGATGAGTTTGAGATCAAATGGTAATGTTCGGATGTAATCCATGCTAAGACCCTTCATGTCCATGACCTGTTGATATTCTACCGGGTCTTCCACTATAATGGCATCTCCGGTTATCTGCATTCCCACCAGATTATCCATATCAGTGTAATCTTCATAAACTGCCACTGAAACATTGGAATTGGAAAGTAAGTGGGCAAATTTCATTCCACCCTCACTGAGAATGTAAAGATGTCCCTGATCATAGTCATACTCCATTGGAGTGGCACGTACACTATCCTGGGAGCTGGTGGCCAGGGTACAGGTATTGTGTTGCTTTAAAAAGTCTTCAACCTCTTTCTTAAGTTCCACTACTGGAAGTTCATCTAACAGCCCATCTCTGATATCAGTAAGTCGTAAAGCCAGGTCCACAACTTCCCTACTATTGAATAAGTCCATTCCCTGAGAAGGCAGTCCTTCCCGGGAAATATATTCCTTGAGTGCCTGGTAATCCCGGTCATTTAAACGATCCATTTCCAGGCGACCCCCCAGAACACCCAGTTCCAGAACTTTACCCCCCAGATTATCCTCAACTTCCCTGAGAACACGCAAACCTTCAGAACCATTAAGACAGGTACAAAATAGAGCTATGTTCTTTTCATCAAGCCATTCTCGCTCATTATCCAGAAAAGTCTGTAGTTTGGGGTGAACTTTCCCATTATAGATAGGGCTACCTATCACTATAAAATCAAAGTCACGACATCCTTCACCAAACTGGGAGAGCGGATAACGGCGGGATGGACCAAGAATAAGTGAAATTATATTGGCTGCTTCCCATGTAGATCCATACCGGCTTTCATATAAAATGAGAGTTTTAATCAATATAAGTCCCCCTTCTACATTATAATTCTATTATGAGTATTATATTTTAATTATAATTACCATAACGTATTATAAAGAAATTTCCCCTGAAAACTGGTAATTTTTCCCTGAAAAGGGGGTTTTTTAAATTTTTTACCAGCATTTTGGAATTTAGTAATTAATAATTACAGCTATATATGGCCTTAACAACCATAAATAATGATGGTAATAATAGTAAGGGTAGTGAAGATTGATGGTGCTTTAATAGTGCTTTAAAGTAAAGTTTAATGAGTTACGTATCATCTATCCATTAGAATTTATCAATAAATAGAATCCATAATAGTTTTGGAGTCGACATATGGTTTATGAATCTGAAAATAACCCTGAAAAACTTAAACAAAAACTCCTGGAAACTTATCAGGACAAATCACTGGAAGACCTGGAGTACGGGGAAGAGATAGATACAAAGTGCGGTTCATGTTACCGTTTCACCACTCATGAGAAGTTAGAAATCAAAACTTTAGATGAAAAACGAGTTAATGAATGTTTACTCAGTGATCTGAAGTTGATTAAAGGAATTGGTGCATCAACAGAAAGAAAACTTAAAAGTAGTGGATTCACCTCCCTGGATGATTTAACCGAACATCCAGTTTACAAGGACCGTGCCTGTGAATTTTTAGAGAAAATGGAAACAGATGATGTTTGTGCCATCTCAGAATGGATATCAACCAAGTACTCACCTTCTCATCCACTTAACCTCCTCCTGTCCTCCCTTTCCGGTGCTGAAAACATGCTTTTCATGGATATTGAAACACTCGGACTTAAAGATGTGCCACTCATCCTGATTGGTGTTGCCGAAGGAAACCAGGATGGTTTAACCATTAACCAGTATTTATTAAGGAATTTGAAGGAAGAAAAGGCAGCAATTGAAGGTTTTCTATCCCATCAGGACAGTGATAATGTTTATGTTACCTTCAACGGCCGTAGTTTTGATGTTCCATTCATTAAAAGTAGGATGCGTTTTCATCACATGAAAACGGGTATCAACACCCAGCACCTGGATCTTCTCCACTTCTCCCGGCGCCAGTGGAATGATCAGCTCCCTAACTGCAGGTTGCAGACCCTGGAAGAACACTTTTTTGGTGTTAAAAGATGTGATGATGTTCCCAGTAGCAAAGTTCCTGATTTTTACCTGACTTACCGTGAAACAGGCAATATTGGCCCATTAGTACCTATTATTGAACACAATCGGGAGGATGTGGTTACCCTGGCCAGGATACTGTCATTACTTCACCAGACCGGGGATTTTTAAAATAATCTGAAAATATACTTACCAAAGAATCTTTTTTTTAAAAATTAATATCTCTTTGAGCTTGTAATTTATGAAAAAATATTTCAAAAACGAGCATAACTTAACTTATAACCTTCAAAAGCTTTTTAATGGGAAGAGTGTTTATTATATCTTTCTTTTCGGCCCATCCCCTGCGGGCAGTGGATACACCCAGTTCCATGTAACTTAAATCAGATGTGTGATGACTATCTGTGTTCACCACCAACTGACAGCCATATTCTGTGGCCATTTTAACATGAATATCCTTTAAATCCAATCGTTTGGGTTGGGAGTTCACTTCCAGGATGGTTCCACTTTCACTGGCCTTCTGGAACAAATTTTCGATATCTAACTTATAGGGCTGCCTTTCTTTTAGTTTCCGGCCGGTAGGATGGGCTAATATGTCCACATGTTCATTTTCAAGTCCCCTGGAAATTCTTTCGTTTATTTTTTCTGGATCCTGCCGGAGGTCATAGTGCACTGCAGCTATCACCAGGTCCAGTTCCCTCAGAATATCACTAGAGATATCCAAGTTACCATAGGAATCTAAATTAACCTCTGCACCCTTCAATATGGTTATAGTTTCCATTTCTTCATTGATCTGGTCGATTTCATTCATCTGCTGGGTTAATCGTTCCTCATCCAGGCCCCGGGCCACTGGAAGGCGGGTGTGGTCGGTGACAGCCAGGTATTCATAGCCCATACCAGATGCTTTAGTGGCCATTTCCCAGATACTGGATTTACCATCACTCCAGTTGGTGTGTATGTGGAGGTCACCCTTTATATCATTGTAATCAACCAGTTCAGGAAGTTTTCCTCGCTGGGCTGCTTCTATCTCGCCAGTGTTCTCCCTAAGTTCTGGTGGAATGTAATCCAGTCCCAGTGCCCTGAAAACTTCACTTTCAGTTTGACCCGCCAGGCGCACATCTTCCTGGAACACCCCGTACTCGTTGAGTTTCATACTCTTGGATAGGGCAATTTTCCTTAAGACGATGTTTAACTCACGTGAACCCGTGAAGTAGACCATTGCTGAACCGAAATCTGACTCTTTAAAGACACGGATATCTGCATCCATACCATTGTAGAGTCGTACTGTTGACTTGGCATGCCCCTTAACTATCACTTCACCTACCAGGTCCATCTGTGTGAAGTAGTCCATTACTTCATCTGGATGTTGGGTTACAGTGAGTATGTCAATATCTCCCACTGTTTCCTTCCTGCGGCGGATTGAACCTGCGATTTGGACCTGGTCCACCGTATCCAGGGTACTTATCCTCTGTTTGATTTCAATTGCCAGGGGCAGGACATCACCCAGTAACTGCCTCCCAATACTTTTCCTGGCAAATTCAATGTTTTGAAGAATCTCAGCCTCGGTTTTAGTTCCCATCCCCTTTAACCTGCGAATATGGTGACGTTTAGCCTCCTTTTCAAGGTCATCCAAGTTTTTAATCCCCAGTTCCTGGTATAATAATTTTATCTTCTTGGGACCCAGTCCTTCCACCTGCATCAGTGCATCCATGTCCAGTGGAAACTCACTTTTTAAATTTTCCAAGTATTCCAGGTTTCCAGTCTCCAGTATCTCCTCGATCTTCTCATGTATATGTTTACCTATCCCTGGTAACTCCTCCAGTTTTCCCTGTTTTTGCATGTCCGCTACGTCCACACTGAGAGTTTCTATGGTATGGGCTGCCCTACGGTAAGCCTTGGTACGGAAATCAACACCATCCAGTTCCAGGTAATCTGCCACCTGCTGAAGTATGGAGGCAACTTTATGATTCTGCATGTGGTTTATTATGTGCCTGGTGACTAAAATTTTTTTATATCAATTTAATACATGTACCCCGTAACTCATCTTAACGATAAAATAACTTTTTATAATGACAAAAATTATAGAAAATGAAATACAAAAAATACATTCAAGATAAACTAATAGTTTCCCTAAAAACAAATTTAGGAGTTTAAATTTATTAAAGAGTTGTTTGGATTATCGAAAGTTATTCAAATGCACGGTGAATTCCCTTAAAAAATTCAAGGAGTGGGTGAATATGGGTGAAAATAACCTTAAAAAGGCGACTTTTGGGGCTGGTTGTTTCTGGGGAGTGGAAGATGCTTTCAGGAAACTGGACGGGGTAGTGGATACTGCAGCAGGTTATGCTGGAGGGGATTTTGATAACCCTTCATATCAAGATGTTTGTTCAGGAGGTACCGGTCATGCTGAGGTGGTTGAAGTTACCTATGACCCTGAAGTTGTTTCCTACACCGATTTACTGGATCTTTTCTGGAGCATTCATAACCCCACCACCTTAAACCGGCAGGGACCAGATATTGGAGCTCAATACAGGTCAGTTATATTTTACCATGACTCCGAGCAGGAGAAACTGGCCCGTGTAAGTAAAGAAAAATTGGATGCATCTGGAAGGTACCAGGGAAAGATTGTTACCGAGATCAAACCAGCACCCACGTTCTGGAGGGCAGAAGAGTACCATCAAAGGTATATAGAAAAAACTGGCCGTAAAAGTTGTCATTTTTAGTTTAGATAAATTTAATCAAAAATCAATGATTTGCATAGAAAGACAGATCAAAAGAGGGGATCATCATCTTATACCCAGTAAATCTTTTAAGTTAAGGAGTTTATCCTCTTCGTATATGAATCTGGGAGGTATGCTCCTTTGAATAGAACCACTAATTCCCAGTAGTTCCTTCATCTGGGGTGAAACTGCATGGTAATACCTACCAATTTTGTTCAACTTTTTTTGACTGATTAAGATGGCTTTTTCCAATATTTTACTTTGTTCAGGGTCTCCCACTACCAGGACCATATCATGAATATCTGAAACCCTTTTAGGATGGGAATTGTTAGGGTACTGCTCTTGAATCCTCTTAATTTCGATAGTGGAACTTTTATGAGAATCATTAGTCCTGTAAGAACCAGTAATCTTGTGAAAATCTATAATTTCTCCTACAGTAAAATAACCAATTATATAAAGGGCTTCAGGATATTCTGACTTCATGTAGGGAGTAAACCCCGCGTAAAATGCCAGAATGTCACCCGGGTTTAGTTTCAAGAGGTAGTCTGCCTTTCGACCTACATCGCCATAAGTGAAAGTTTTAAACTCGGGATCCAGGTGTACTTTACGGTCAGCCACGCGGGTTGGAAGGTAATCTGAAAGAGGTTTCCCTTTTTCACCGGTTAAATCTGTGTAGGTGCGGTTTTCTGTAGATGTTTCATCTTTTTCTGACAAGGGAATGTATTCAAAACTTCCATCAGGGAAGATGGGAGCCAGAACCCCATCACTGGATTTGTCAATGCCAACCCGCAGTAACATGGCTTTCATTATTTCTGTTCCCACATACTTTTCTTTACAGAATTTACTCTATGATAATTTGTGGTAATCATAAATTTTATAATTTAAACATTTTATAATAGGTATGAATGAAAAATAAAGATATTGAATCTTTGTTTAAAATATTAATCATTGATTAAATTTGTTCAAATAGTATATTATCGAGTATTAAATTGGGAATTTTAATAATTAGGAAGGCCAGGTTTTTAAAATGGAAAAAATTCTAAAGTTCTTTGAAAACGATCGTTTTGCCGATCTAAGTAACATTGAAGTGGTGAGTATTTCCCCGGGAAAAGCCACCACCACCATGGAAATTGAGGATATGCACCTTAATAGTGTGGGAACGGTTCATGGAGGAGCACTGTTTACCCTTGCCGATTTTACCTTTGCCCTGGCAGCCAATTCCCATGGAACAGTTACTGTAGCCATAAACGCTAACATATCCTATTTCAAAGCAGTCAGTAAGGGAGTGTTACGCGCAGAAGCCCGTGAACTGTCCAGTGGAGGTCGAATTGCCAGTTACACCGTGGATATACATGATGAAGCCGGTGACCTGGTGGCAGTCTTTCAGGGCATGGCTTACCGTAAGAAAGAGTTGATCAGTGATTTGATGGATGTTCCGTGATTAAATAAATATCTCGTAATTTAATAAAGGTTCCTTCAGGAGTTAATCGATTCCTTGTTTATGGTAAGTTCAGGACGTTTCAGTTGATTATTGTAATATTTTAATATTCAAATGATAAAGGGGGTATTATTTTGAATAAAGATGAGATAATTGCCATGTTGAATGATGATTTCGTGAGAGAACTGGAAGCAACCATGGTTTACGTGCAAAATTCCTTTTTAATGGAAGAATGTGATCCCAGTCGTGTGACTGAAGCTATATCTGTGGATGAAATGCGTCATATGTGGTGGTTGGCAGATCTTATAACTAAAAGAGGGGGTAAACCAACCATGGAACACAAGGAACTCAATTTTGGCGGAGACAACCTTGAAGAAATGCTTAAACGTCAGATCCAACTCGAATCAGAGGGTATTGATATTTACACCCATCAAATTGAAGTCATTGATGATGAGGAAGTGGTGGGCGTCCTGAAACACATAAGAGATGAGGAAAGACGCCATCGTAAGGAATTCCGTGAAAGATTGGATAATTTAAAGGATTAATCAGCATTAAAGAACTAAAAACAGTAAATTTACGAATACTGGCACGTTAAAGTACTAAAAAAGAGCAGTTAGTCTATCAGTTCATTAAGTGTATTGATACCAGGAATGATGAAAATATGAAACTTACTCCTAAAGAAGTAGAGGAACTTCAAGAGAAACTATTAATTGTTCACCGGGTTATTTCACAGGAAAACAGATTTAAAAGCTTTTACTATCAAGGAATAGATGTCCAGAAGAAGTTTAAAGATGACCATGGCATGATAAGCAAACTCATGGAACTGGATGACGCTGAGGATCTTCTAAAAAACTGTATAATTGAATTGGAGGATATGAAACGTAATGGACAATCATTCACCCCTGCAGAGTTACATGAATTCCTCATGGATCAGGACTGGAAATTCCTTTACAAAAAGTACGGTATGAAAACCTCAGAAGATGTGGGAAAACTGGATCTGGGAATGTTTTTAGAACTTATTTAATATTCTAGAACATTTATAACATTTTAAACTTTAATAAGTTTTAGAACAATTTGCATTTTAATTGTTAATAATGTTTTAAAACTTTAATTTTTTTCTAAAAATCTTTTTAACGTAATTCTATCCAGTTTGATAACCATTTCAGGGGTTACCACCATGTTAATCTGTTCATCATGTTCTACAGTGGGAACATGATCCACCATCTGCAGTGGATGTATCGGGCTGCAGATGGGTGTTTCCCTATCAATAACTCCTGCTCGTAGTAAGGATGATATTTCCTGATCAGCAAAACCTCTTCCTTTTCCAAGACGGTTACCCTCCAGATCAACTCCCAGGGAACCCTCTACCACCAGATCAATACTGGGGAATTTCACAATCCTTTTCCCCAGATTGTAAGCCCCGTCAATGGTGGATGCACTTTTTTCATTGCCACTGGCTTCTGCTGGATCCAGGAGAAGATACCCATTTTCTAGTTTGGGGGTGGCCATCACCAGAACCTTACCATCCAGAAGCGCATTTTTACGTACATCCTTCAAGGCTGAATCTGGACTGGAAAAGACTGTTTCTGCATCCTGCCACTCCACTGTTTTCCTCAACCTCATGGCAGCACCATGTGCCCCTTTGAAGTCTGGAATTCTTCCGAAGCAGGACTTTGAGGTTCTTAAAAGATTATTATCCTCCAGAACTCTCCATATCATTGTTCTAAGTTTTTGCTTATCTTCAACTTGCATTAAATTTACTTTATGAGTTATATCTAATAAATACTTGAAATAGAACAGTCCTCTTAAGAACGCTACCAGCTCCACCCATGGTATACATAACTATATAAACTGGTTTCAGCCTTAAATTAATTACATAATTTTTTTTAAAATATCCAAGATTAAAGGAAAATATAAGGTATACCCCAATTAAACCAATTATAAATCTGTATAGCTTAAAAAGAAGATTAACTCAACACGAAAAAATCAGTAATACTATTAAGACGGTTGTGATTTAATATGGCAGGAATAGTAGGATATGGAGTTTACATACCTTCATACCGTATAAAGGTTGAAGAGATTGCAAAGGTCTGGGGAGACAATGCCCAGGCAGTTTCCAGAGGATTGGTAGTTAATGAGAAATCAGTACCAGCCTCAGACGAAGACACCGCCACCATATCAGTGGAGGCAGCTCGTAATGCACTTAAAAGAGCATGTATTGATCCTCAAAAGATTGGGGCAGTATACGTTGGTTCAGAGTCACATCCTTACGCAGTTAAACCCACTGCAACCATAGTGGCAGAGGCTGTGGAAGCTAGCCCTGATCTCACGGCAGCAGACATGGAATTTGCATGTAAGGCCGGAACAGCTGGTATGCAGGTTTGTATGGGACTGGTTGATTCTGATGCAGTGAAATATGGTCTTGCTATTGGTGCAGACACTGCTCAAGGAGCTCCCAGCGATGCACTGGAGTACACTGCATCTGCAGGAGGAGCAGCGTACATTATTGGATCCAAGGATACTGTAGCTGACTTTGAAGGTACTTACAGTTTCACCACCGACACCCCTGACTTCTACCGAAGGGAAGGACAACCCTATCCCCGCCACGGAGGGCGTTTCACTGGTGAACCAGCATACTTCAAACACGTGCTCTCTGGAGCCAAGGGAATGATGGATAAGATGGGCACAGAAGCCTCTGATTATGATCATGCAGTTTTCCATCAGCCCAATGGTAAATTTTACATAAGAGCTGCTAAAAAACTGGGATTCACAGAAGAACAGTACAAAACAGGGCTCTTAACACCAATGATTGGTAACACCTACTCTGGGGCAACACCCCTAGGACTGGCAGCCATTTTAGATATTGCCCAACCGGGTGAACGTATTTTTGCTGTTTCTTACGGTTCCGGTGCAGGTAGTGATGCCTTCAGCATCACCGTTAATGATAAAATAGAAGAAAAACGTGAACTGGCTCCTAAGGTTCAGGATATGATCCAGAACAAAGAATACGTGAACTACGCCATATACGCCAAGTTCAAAGGAAAAATGAGGATGGCAGGTCTAACTCCACGTTAAACATTAAAATTAATATAATAATGGAGGAATGTTAAATTGAGAGATGTTGCAATTATTGGAGTTTCACAAACCAAATTTGGTGAACTGTGGGACATATCCTTTAGGGATCTGATTACTGAAGCTGGAATTAAGGCTGCTGCCGATGCAGATATTGAAGGAGCAGACTTAGAAGCCATGTACGTTGGAAACATGACTGCAGGTCTGTTCATACAACAGGAGCACATAGCCTCACTCATTGCCGACCATTCAGGTCTAACACCTATACCCTGTACCAGGGTGGAAGCAGCCTGTGCATCAGGTGGTTTAGCCCTTAGAAGTGGAATTATGGCGGTGGCCTCTGGTTATCATGATGTGGTGCTCTCTGCGGGAGTGGAGAAAATGACCGATGTGGTGGATCCTACCCCTGCCATTGCCACTGCCTCTGACCAGGAATGGGAAGCCCAGCAGGGAGTTACCTTCCCCTCACTCTACGCCATGATGGCCCGCAGGCACATGTATGAATACGGAACCACCAGGGAACAGCTGGCCATGTTCAGTGTTAACAACCACAAGAATGGTGCCCTGAACCCACTGGCCCAGTACCCCTTCGAAATTGGTGTGGATCAGGTTTTAAACTCAACTATGGTGGCTGACCCCCTCAGATTACTGGATTGTTCCCCGGTGACTGATGGTGCAGCTGCAGTTATACTCTGCCCAGCTGAGGATGCCCGTAAATACACCGACACACCGGTGTATGTTAAGGCCTCAGCCCAGGCATCAGGTACCATTGCCCTTCATGACCGGAGGGATATTACCACCATTGACTCCACAGTACATGCATCCAGGACTGCGTATGATATGGCAGGTCTGGGACCTAAGGACATAGGTGCAGTGGAAGTACACGATTGCTTCAGCATCAATGGTATATTAGCCATTGAGGATCTGGGATTTGTGGAAAAAGGACAGGGTGGTACTGCTGTAGAGGAAGGTTTAATTAGTATTGATGGTGAAATACCAGTGAACCCCTCTGGAGGACTTAAAGCACGTGGACACCCACTAGGAGCCACTGGAATCGCTCAGGCTGCTGAAATGGTCTGGCAACTCAGGGGAGATGCCGGTAAAAGGCAGGTTGAGGGTATTGAAATCGGTATGACCCACAACATTGGTGGTACCGGTGGTACTGCTGCCGTGCATATCTTTGGGCGTTAATTAAACCATTCAATGGTATAAAGAATCAAAAAAAGGAAAGAGTCTTAAATAGATTCTTTCTAATCATATATTTTTTTACTCAATTTTAACTGACTGGTATTCGCTGATTTTAAAAAGAATATTTATAAAAGGGATATTATCATTCTACGGACAATCCACAATTTTCCCATCCCATTATTCCACCAGCCATGTTGTACAAATTTTTAAAACCAAGCTTACTCATTATATCTACACTGGCTCCACTTCTCATTCCAGATCTACAGTAAACCAGATATGTTTTACTTTTATCCAATTCCTGTACTTTTTTCTCAAAATCACGGGATTGGTAGTCTATCTGGATAGAATCCTCAATATGGGATTGATTGTATTCCCCGAGGGTTCTAACATCCAGTAAAATAAACTCCGGGTTCTGTTTATTTTTTAAAATCATTTCAAAAGCTGAATTTGGATCCAGATCAGTTGCAGAATTTGATGATGGTTTTCGTCCAAACATTTTAAAACCTCTAAAAAAATGGTTAAATATTCTTTATTTTTTATAATGAATAAATGTTCGTTATTTTGATGGATTATTATAACCAAAGAAAACCCTAAAGACCAAATAATGATTGTTAAAGAGCTTTTAATAACAATTGTTAAGATTTAGTTTTCATCAGAGTTTCAACTTAAACAAAGATAGCCCGATTTGGTTGGATAATTGATGATTTTGTAGAATTAATATTTACTAAAAGGGACCATGAATATGCTAAAAGGGACCATAAAATTCCGAAAATACAGATTTCCCTAAAATACAGATTTTAAAAAAAATACCGTTAGAAATAATTTAAAAAAATAGAAAAAATGAGTAAAGTCGGTTGACTTTACATCATTGGTGGCATTCCACCAGGCATTCCGCCCATTCCTTCCATTCCACCCATGTCAGGTTCTTTACCTGCACCAGTGGATGCAATGACGTCGTCAATCCTTAGGATCATTTCTGCGGCTTCTGCTGCGGATTGGATGGCCTGTTTTTTGACTCGGTGAGGTTCAATGACTCCGGCACGGTACATGTCGGTTACGTCGCCTGTGAATACGTTGAGTCCCATGTACAATGATTTTTCATGGGCTGCTCGTAGGTCTACCAGAGCGTCGATGCTGTCCAGTCCTGCGTTTTCAGCCAGGGTTTTTGGCACTACTTCCAGTGCTTCTGCGAATGCAGTAACAGCTAGTTGTTCACGGCCGCTGATGGTGTCAGCGTATTCTTTGAGTCCTTTGGCTATGGAGATTTCTGCAGCTCCTCCACCAGAAACAACTTTACCGTCCTCGATGGTTGCAGCAACTACGCCAATGGCGTCTTCGATTGCTCTTTCGATTTCATCTACCACGTGCTGGGTTGAACCGCGGATGAGGAGGGTTACTGATTTTGGGTCTTTGCAGTCTTCCACGAAGATCATTGCTTCGCCGGAGATTTTCTTTTCAGCTACGGATCCTGCTAGTCCCAGGTCTTCGAAGTCCAGGTCTTCGATGTTGGAAACTACGGTGGCTCCGGTTGCCCGGGCGAGTTTTTCCATGTCTGATTTTTTGACTCTGCGCACTGCCATGATTCCTGCTTTGGCCAGGTAGTGCTGTGCCAGGTCGTCAATTCCTTTCTGACAGAAGAGTACAGTTGCTCCGGCATCGGCTATTTTGTTAACCATGTCCTTGATCATCTGTTCTTCCTGTTCAATGAAAGCCTGCATCTGGGCAGGGTCAGTGATTCGGATTTCAGCGTCCACTTCGGTTTCTTTAACTTCAATGGCACTGTTTAATAATGCGATCCTTGCGTCTTCCACTTTTTTAGGCATTCCAGGATGTACTGGTTCTTTGTCGATTATGACACCGTTTACGAGCTGGGAGTCATCGATGGTTGCTCCGTCTTTCTTCTCGATTTTGATGTGATCCTGGTCGATTTCACCGTCATCTTCTACCTGTTTGACTGCACCAACCACCAGTTCTGCTAATGGTTCTCGTGCTTTTTCAGTTCCCTTTCCAGTCATGGCGGTCATTGCCACTTTCAGGAGGGTTTCACGGTCTTCTGCGTCGATGGCTATGACGTTCAGGATTTCCTGAGATTTTTCAGCTGCTTGCCTGTATCCCATAGCTATTATGGTAGGGTGAATGTCCATGTCCAGGAGGCTTTCTGCCTTCTTGAGTAGTTCTCCTGCGATTATAACTGCGGTGGTGGTTCCGTCTCCCACTTCATCTTCCTGGGTTTTGGCTACTTCTACCAGCATTTTAGCAGCAGGGTGCTCAATGTCCATTTCTTTGAGGATGGTTACTCCGTCGTTGGTTACAACGATGTCACCTAATCCATCTACGAGCATTTTGTCCATTCCCTTTGGACCTAAAGTGGTCCTAACGGTTTCTGCTAAGACTTTTCCTGCTAATATGTTCATTCTCTGAGCATCTCTTCCTAAAACTCTTGAAGAGCCCTCAGGCATAATTATAATAGGTTGTCCTTGTCCTTGTCCTAATTGTGCCACATTATCACCTCAAATTGTTTTATGTAAATGATCAGTAGGTTAGCGATTATATAAATAGTTTGCTATTGTATGGTTGGGTTGATTTTAAAAAGGATAGTTGCACCATTGGATAGGTACGTGCACCTTTTGGCTTTTGAAAAGTGGTTATAAAGAGACATTTTTAAAATAGATAATAGACTATTAAAAACTATTAAAATAGAGAATAACAGCCCTATATGTATAAAATTGGATGAATAAATATAATGGAAAATAGATAAGAAAGTATATATTAGTCCTTTTCTATTTTCTGCCACATCACTGTACCTTTATTATTCCTTGAACGGAAGTAACCTTTCCTTTCCAGGTTTCTAAGGGCGTGTTCAAAGTTCTGCAGGGTAAGTTCTGTGAATCCCATATCAATTATCCATTCAAAAAGATTTTCCAGGTTATCCTCTTTATC
This sequence is a window from Methanobacterium formicicum DSM 3637. Protein-coding genes within it:
- a CDS encoding flavodoxin domain-containing protein, with the translated sequence MIKTLILYESRYGSTWEAANIISLILGPSRRYPLSQFGEGCRDFDFIVIGSPIYNGKVHPKLQTFLDNEREWLDEKNIALFCTCLNGSEGLRVLREVEDNLGGKVLELGVLGGRLEMDRLNDRDYQALKEYISREGLPSQGMDLFNSREVVDLALRLTDIRDGLLDELPVVELKKEVEDFLKQHNTCTLATSSQDSVRATPMEYDYDQGHLYILSEGGMKFAHLLSNSNVSVAVYEDYTDMDNLVGMQITGDAIIVEDPVEYQQVMDMKGLSMDYIRTLPFDLKLIRVDLEKVEFLNSQFEKKGYSERQVLKF
- a CDS encoding ribonuclease H-like domain-containing protein; amino-acid sequence: MVYESENNPEKLKQKLLETYQDKSLEDLEYGEEIDTKCGSCYRFTTHEKLEIKTLDEKRVNECLLSDLKLIKGIGASTERKLKSSGFTSLDDLTEHPVYKDRACEFLEKMETDDVCAISEWISTKYSPSHPLNLLLSSLSGAENMLFMDIETLGLKDVPLILIGVAEGNQDGLTINQYLLRNLKEEKAAIEGFLSHQDSDNVYVTFNGRSFDVPFIKSRMRFHHMKTGINTQHLDLLHFSRRQWNDQLPNCRLQTLEEHFFGVKRCDDVPSSKVPDFYLTYRETGNIGPLVPIIEHNREDVVTLARILSLLHQTGDF
- the polX gene encoding DNA polymerase/3'-5' exonuclease PolX, encoding MQNHKVASILQQVADYLELDGVDFRTKAYRRAAHTIETLSVDVADMQKQGKLEELPGIGKHIHEKIEEILETGNLEYLENLKSEFPLDMDALMQVEGLGPKKIKLLYQELGIKNLDDLEKEAKRHHIRRLKGMGTKTEAEILQNIEFARKSIGRQLLGDVLPLAIEIKQRISTLDTVDQVQIAGSIRRRKETVGDIDILTVTQHPDEVMDYFTQMDLVGEVIVKGHAKSTVRLYNGMDADIRVFKESDFGSAMVYFTGSRELNIVLRKIALSKSMKLNEYGVFQEDVRLAGQTESEVFRALGLDYIPPELRENTGEIEAAQRGKLPELVDYNDIKGDLHIHTNWSDGKSSIWEMATKASGMGYEYLAVTDHTRLPVARGLDEERLTQQMNEIDQINEEMETITILKGAEVNLDSYGNLDISSDILRELDLVIAAVHYDLRQDPEKINERISRGLENEHVDILAHPTGRKLKERQPYKLDIENLFQKASESGTILEVNSQPKRLDLKDIHVKMATEYGCQLVVNTDSHHTSDLSYMELGVSTARRGWAEKKDIINTLPIKKLLKVIS
- the msrA gene encoding peptide-methionine (S)-S-oxide reductase MsrA, translated to MGENNLKKATFGAGCFWGVEDAFRKLDGVVDTAAGYAGGDFDNPSYQDVCSGGTGHAEVVEVTYDPEVVSYTDLLDLFWSIHNPTTLNRQGPDIGAQYRSVIFYHDSEQEKLARVSKEKLDASGRYQGKIVTEIKPAPTFWRAEEYHQRYIEKTGRKSCHF
- a CDS encoding PaaI family thioesterase, with product MEKILKFFENDRFADLSNIEVVSISPGKATTTMEIEDMHLNSVGTVHGGALFTLADFTFALAANSHGTVTVAINANISYFKAVSKGVLRAEARELSSGGRIASYTVDIHDEAGDLVAVFQGMAYRKKELISDLMDVP
- a CDS encoding ferritin-like domain-containing protein is translated as MNKDEIIAMLNDDFVRELEATMVYVQNSFLMEECDPSRVTEAISVDEMRHMWWLADLITKRGGKPTMEHKELNFGGDNLEEMLKRQIQLESEGIDIYTHQIEVIDDEEVVGVLKHIRDEERRHRKEFRERLDNLKD
- a CDS encoding 5-formyltetrahydrofolate cyclo-ligase codes for the protein MQVEDKQKLRTMIWRVLEDNNLLRTSKSCFGRIPDFKGAHGAAMRLRKTVEWQDAETVFSSPDSALKDVRKNALLDGKVLVMATPKLENGYLLLDPAEASGNEKSASTIDGAYNLGKRIVKFPSIDLVVEGSLGVDLEGNRLGKGRGFADQEISSLLRAGVIDRETPICSPIHPLQMVDHVPTVEHDEQINMVVTPEMVIKLDRITLKRFLEKN